Genomic window (Syntrophaceae bacterium):
AGGGCCTCTTCCACCCCTTCATCGAGGGCAATGCCATCACCTCGATATGGCTCGGGGAATCCAGGCCGGACGCCGGCGCTCTCGCCCGGTTCGTCGAGCGGGTCTTCCGCGAAACGACGAGCAGCCAGATCGTCTTCTCGCCCGAATTCACCGTCTGCCCCTCCTGCCGGCAGACGGCGCGGGGCCTGAAGCCGGCCTGCCCCCGCTGCGGCTCCACCCGCGTCGAGGGAATCAGCCGCGTGGGCGGGTACCTGACGCACACCTCCCGGCTCAACCGGGGCAAGCTCGCCGAGTTGCGCGAAACCCATCGCACCGGCACCCTCCGGTAGGCGGCCGGGCCGTGCGACGAAACGGCCGGCACCTCCGACCCCGGACGATGAATCCGCTTTCATGTTCCGGGCTTCCTTGACATCACCCCTGCCGATGCCTAAATTGCAGGTCGAGAACGCCGGGCACTCCGGTTGCTCAGGAACAAACCCGACTCAAATCAACGACATACAATCGCCCTCTCCACGGAGGGGGGATCGGGCGGGCTGAATTTTTTGCGCAGAGGCCCCGAATGGAGACCGTCGACGACATCATCAGGCGAATTTTCCGGGAGAGCGTCCAGATCAAGGAAACGTTTCTTCGGGACAACCTCGAACGGATCGCCCGGGTCGTCGACGTGATCACGGAAGCCCTCAAGAAGGGCAACAAGATCCTCCTGTTCGGAAACGGCGGCAGCGCCGCCGATGCGCAGCACGTCGCCGGGGAGTTCGTGAACCGCTTCCTGATCGAGCGGCCCCCGCTGCCGGCCATCGCGCTGACGACGGACACGTCGGTGCTCACGAGCATCGGCAATGACTACGATTTTGCGGAGGTCTTCTCCAAGCAGATCCGGGCCCTGGGTCAAGAGGGGGACATTGCCTGGGGGTTCAGCACCAGCGGCGGCTCCGTCAATGTCATCCGGGCCCTGGAGGCCGCCAAGAAGATGGGGCTCGTCACGATCGGGTTCACGGGTCGCGACGGCGGCAGGGTGGGGATGATTGCGGACCATCACCTCAATGTGCCCTCCAGCGTCACGCCCCGCGTGCAGGAGGTGCACATCGTCGCGGCGCACGCGATCTGTGAGCTGGTGGACTGGCGCCTGTTCCAGCGGCCCGATCACCGATAGCAGGAAAGGGAAGAGACACCGGAGGATCATGGGAAGCAAATCGAAGCACCGCAAGGAGAACGAAACCGTAAAGACCGACGCGCCGGAGGCGACGCCCGTGGAGACGGCGGCCGAGACCGCGGCCCCGGAGACCAAGCCCGATGAGGATCTCCGCACGCGCCTGGAGGCCAAGGAGAAAGAGGCCGCGGAGAATTACGACCGCTACCTGCGGGCCGCGGCGGAGCTGGACAACTACCGCAAGCGGGCGGCGCGGGAGAGGGAAGAGGCGATCAAGTACGGCAACGAAAAACTGATCCGGGACATCCTCCCCATTCTGGACAGCCTCGACCGGGCCCTTCAGCAGGCAGCGGATCTGCAGGCGCGGAACAATTTCGAGGCTTTCCTGCAGGGGCTCGAGATGATCCACACGCAGATCCTCGGCTGCCTGGAGAGGCATGGGGTGGCGAAGATCGCGGCCAAGGGAGAGCCGTTTGACCCGGAGAGGCACCAGGCGCTCTTGCAGGTGGAGACGCCGGAGGTCGAGAGCAACCGGGTCATCGACGAATACGAGAGCGGCTACACGCTGCACGGACGCCTGCTGAGACCGTCGAAGGTATCCGTTTCGAAAAACGTTGCACGGGACAGCGAGGGACAGTAACCCAGCATTTGAGCAGTACAGGAGGTTTGAGCATCATGGGAAAAGTGATCGGAATCGATTTGGGCACGACGAACTCCTGCGTGGCCGTCATGGAAGGCGGTGACCCTGTCGTCATCCCGAACCAGGAGGGCAGCCGGACCACGCCGTCGATGGTGGCCTTCACCGACAAGGGGGAGAGGCTCGTGGGGCAGGCCGCCAAGCGGCAGGCCGTCACAAACCCCGAGAACACCGTCTACGCCATCAAGCGGCTCATCGGCCGCAAGTTCACCTCCAAGGAGGTCCAGTACGACAAGGGAATCGTCGCCTACAAGATCACCGAGGCGCCCAACGGCGATGCCCAGGTCACCATCCGGGGCCGCAACTACAGCCCGGCGGAGATCTCGGCCTTCATCCTCATGAAGATGAAGCAGACCGCCGAGGACTACCTGGGAGAAAAGGTGACCGACGCCGTGATCACCGTCCCCGCTTACTTCGATGACTCACAGCGCCAGGCCACGAAGGACGCCGGGAAGATTGCCGGTCTCAACGTCCTGCGCATCATCAACGAGCCGACGGCCGCGTCGCTGGCCTACGGCCTCGACAAGAAGAAGGACGAGAAGATCGCCGTCTTCGACCTGGGCGGCGGGACCTTCGACATCTCCATCCTCGAGCTGGGCGAGGGCGTCTTCGAGGTGAAGTCGACCAACGGCGACACCCACCTGGGCGGCGAGGACTTCGACCAGCGCCTGATGGACTACATCTGCGACGAGTTCCAGAAGGAGCAGGGCATCAACCTGCGCAAGGACCGCATGGCCCTGCAGCGGATCAAGGAAGCCGCCGAGAAGGCCAAGATGGAGCTCTCGACGGCCATGGAGACGGACATCAACCTGCCCTTCATCACGGCCGACGCCTCCGGGCCCAAGCACCTCCTGATGAAGCTCACCCGGGCCAAGCTCGAGGCGCTGGTGGAGGAGCTCATCCAGAAGCTCGTCCCCCCCTGCCAGACGGCCCTGAAGGACGCGGGCCTCACGCCCAAGGACATCGACGAGGTGATCCTCGTGGGCGGCATGACCCGCATGCCCCGTGTCCAGCAGAAAGTCCGTGAGATCTTCGGCAAGGAGCCCCACAAGGGCGTCAACCCCGACGAGGTCGTCGCCGTGGGCGCCGCCATCCAGGCGGGGGTGCTGGCCGGCGAGGTGAAGGACGTCCTGCTGCTGGATGTCACGCCCCTTTCCCTGGGCATCGAGACGCTCGGCGGCGTGATGACGAAGCTCATCGAGAAGAACACGACCATCCCCACCCGCAAGAGCCAGATCTTCTCCACGGCCGCGGACAACCAGCCCGCCGTGAGCATCCACGTGCTCCAGGGCGAACGGGCCATGGCGGCGGACAACAAGACGCTCGGGCGCTTTGAGCTCGTCGGGATCCCGCCGGCGCCGCGGGGGGTGCCGCAGATCGAGGTGACCTTCGACATCGACGCCAACGGCATCGTGCACGTCTCCGCCAAGGACCTCGGCACCGGCAAGGAGCAGAGCATCCGGATCACCGCCTCGAGCGGTCTCTCCAAGGAGGAGATCGAGAAACTCGTGCGCGAGGCCGAGGCCCACATGGAGGAGGACAGGCGCAAGAAGGATCTCATCGAGGCTCGCAACCAGGCCGATTCGCTCGTCTACCAGATCGAAAAGAACATCCGGGAATTCGGCGACAAGATCGACGCCTCGGAGAAGGCCAAGATCGAGGAGCACGTCGCCCGGGTCAAGAAGGCCATGGAGGGCGATGACGCGGGTGCCATCCGCAGCGCCCAGGACGAGCTGGCGCGTGCATCCCACAAGCTCGCCGAGGCCATGTACGCCAAGACGGCCGGCCAGCAGGCCGGCGCGTCGGCGGGCGCGGGTCCCGGGGCCGGGCCCAAGGCCGCAGGCGGCAAGAAGGACGACAACGTCGTCGACGCCGAGTTCGAAGAGAACAAGTAAGCAGGCCTCACCGAAAAAGCCTGACATCCTCCGGGGTGTCAGGCTTTTTTGTCGGCCGGCGTCAGGCGAAGGGGAAGGAGCGGTTGAAATCCCCCCGCAAAAGGGTATATAGAAGGCCCAAGATGACGCGAAACCCCCTTCAGATTTTTCTCCTTGCCCTTGCGATTTCGATTCCGGCCGCGGGGACAGCCGCGGCGGTCGACGAGCGGGCCGCCGTCGGGGCGGTGCTCCCGCTGACGGGAAAGCCGGCGGCCCTGGGAAACCGGTCCCTAGACGGGATCATCGCGGGGCTGGGGCTCTTCGACGGGAAACGGGGCGTGCCGGTGACGCTCCGCATCGAGAACTACGGCGACGACCCCGCGGCCGCGGCACGAGCCGTGGAACGCCTCGCCGCCGTGCCGGCCGTGATGGCCGTCATCGGCCCCCCCGAGACCGAGGCGGCGCGCCAGGCCGCCCGTGCCGCGCAGGCGGCACAGATCCCCCTGCTCGTCCTAGGCCCCGTTGACCTGCCCGAGGGTCACCGGGATTTCGTGTTCAGCGAGCATCGCTCCGAGCTGCGTGAAGCCGTCACCCTGGCATCCTATGCCGTCAAGGACCTCGGCCTGACCCGCCTCGCGATCTTCTACCCGGACAATGCATATGGAACGGCCATGATGAACGCATTCCGGGCGGAAGCCCAGCGGCTGGGAGGCAAGGTCCGCCGCGTCCAGCCCTACAGGACGGACCAGACGGATTTCTCGGCCGAGATCCGGAAGCTGGCGGCCTTCAAGGCCCCGCGCCCCCCGGCGAAAAAGAAAGGGGCCGAGGCGGCGAAGCCCCTTCCGCCGCCGGCGCCCGATTTCGAGGCGCTCTTCATCCCCGATGCCTTCCCGAGGCTGCGGATGATCCTGCCCCAGCTCGCGTTTCACGACGTCCGGGGCGTTCAGCTCCTCGGCACGTCTCTGTGGTACTCCCCGGAGGGGATCCGCAGGGAAGCGGACGTCTTCGAGGGCGCCATCCTGGCGGCGCCCTTCTTCGCCGAAAGCGACAAACCGGCGGTGCGGGACTTTTCGGACACCCTCTTCGGGGCGACGGGGCGGGAGCCGGATTACCGCGAAGCCCTGGCCTTCGACACGGCCAGGATGCTGGGGGATGCCCTCCGGGACCGGAGCGTCAGGGATCGAAAATCGCTGCGGGACCGCCTTAAAAAGATCGAGGCCTTCGAAGGCGTGACCGGCTCGGTAAGCGTCAACAAGGCGGGGGAAATGCTCAGGCGGTCGTTCATCCTGAAGGTGGAGGGGAAGACCATCGTCGATATCACTCCGGCGTACTGATGACTCAACACTCCATGGTCACCCGGGCGCTCTGATACCGCTGAAGGTATCAGGTGGCCGGTGGCAGATGACAGGTAACAGGTAGACGCAGAAAGGACTGTGCATTCAGGCGATGCGATTCTTGCTGACCAACGATGACGGGATCTACGCGCGCGGGCTGAGCGCGCTGTACCAGGAGTTGTCGAAAGACGCCGACTGCCTCGTCGTGGCCCCTGAGGTGGAGCAGAGCGCCGTGGGGCACGCGATCACCATCTCGCGGCCCCTCATGGTCAGGCCCGCCAGGAAGAACGGACAGTTCCTGGGCTGGGCCGTCACCGGGACACCGGCGGACTGCGTCAAGATCGGCATCCGGGAGCTCTCGGACAGGCCGGTGGACCTCGTCGTCTCGGGCATCAACCTCGGGGCCAACGTGGGGATCAACGTGCTGTATTCCGGCACCGTCTCCGCCGCGACGGAAGGCGCGATCCTGGGGGTCCCCTCCATCGCCGTCTCGCTGGGGACCCACAGCCGAGACGCGGATTTCGGTTTTGCGGCGCGCTTCGCCCGGAAGGTCGCCCGGTTCATGCTCGACCACAACCCGAACCGCCACATCCCCCTGAACGTGAACGTCCCGGCCATCCCGGAGAAGGACATCAAGGGTGTCGTCGTGACCCGCCAGGGGCAGGCCCGGCTCAT
Coding sequences:
- the dnaK gene encoding molecular chaperone DnaK is translated as MGKVIGIDLGTTNSCVAVMEGGDPVVIPNQEGSRTTPSMVAFTDKGERLVGQAAKRQAVTNPENTVYAIKRLIGRKFTSKEVQYDKGIVAYKITEAPNGDAQVTIRGRNYSPAEISAFILMKMKQTAEDYLGEKVTDAVITVPAYFDDSQRQATKDAGKIAGLNVLRIINEPTAASLAYGLDKKKDEKIAVFDLGGGTFDISILELGEGVFEVKSTNGDTHLGGEDFDQRLMDYICDEFQKEQGINLRKDRMALQRIKEAAEKAKMELSTAMETDINLPFITADASGPKHLLMKLTRAKLEALVEELIQKLVPPCQTALKDAGLTPKDIDEVILVGGMTRMPRVQQKVREIFGKEPHKGVNPDEVVAVGAAIQAGVLAGEVKDVLLLDVTPLSLGIETLGGVMTKLIEKNTTIPTRKSQIFSTAADNQPAVSIHVLQGERAMAADNKTLGRFELVGIPPAPRGVPQIEVTFDIDANGIVHVSAKDLGTGKEQSIRITASSGLSKEEIEKLVREAEAHMEEDRRKKDLIEARNQADSLVYQIEKNIREFGDKIDASEKAKIEEHVARVKKAMEGDDAGAIRSAQDELARASHKLAEAMYAKTAGQQAGASAGAGPGAGPKAAGGKKDDNVVDAEFEENK
- a CDS encoding D-sedoheptulose 7-phosphate isomerase; translated protein: MRRIFRESVQIKETFLRDNLERIARVVDVITEALKKGNKILLFGNGGSAADAQHVAGEFVNRFLIERPPLPAIALTTDTSVLTSIGNDYDFAEVFSKQIRALGQEGDIAWGFSTSGGSVNVIRALEAAKKMGLVTIGFTGRDGGRVGMIADHHLNVPSSVTPRVQEVHIVAAHAICELVDWRLFQRPDHR
- a CDS encoding penicillin-binding protein activator translates to MTRNPLQIFLLALAISIPAAGTAAAVDERAAVGAVLPLTGKPAALGNRSLDGIIAGLGLFDGKRGVPVTLRIENYGDDPAAAARAVERLAAVPAVMAVIGPPETEAARQAARAAQAAQIPLLVLGPVDLPEGHRDFVFSEHRSELREAVTLASYAVKDLGLTRLAIFYPDNAYGTAMMNAFRAEAQRLGGKVRRVQPYRTDQTDFSAEIRKLAAFKAPRPPAKKKGAEAAKPLPPPAPDFEALFIPDAFPRLRMILPQLAFHDVRGVQLLGTSLWYSPEGIRREADVFEGAILAAPFFAESDKPAVRDFSDTLFGATGREPDYREALAFDTARMLGDALRDRSVRDRKSLRDRLKKIEAFEGVTGSVSVNKAGEMLRRSFILKVEGKTIVDITPAY
- the surE gene encoding 5'/3'-nucleotidase SurE encodes the protein MRFLLTNDDGIYARGLSALYQELSKDADCLVVAPEVEQSAVGHAITISRPLMVRPARKNGQFLGWAVTGTPADCVKIGIRELSDRPVDLVVSGINLGANVGINVLYSGTVSAATEGAILGVPSIAVSLGTHSRDADFGFAARFARKVARFMLDHNPNRHIPLNVNVPAIPEKDIKGVVVTRQGQARLMEQFERRTDPRENVYYWLAGETQITDQEDNGTDFLALRSGMISITPIYYDLTRYDVMEELRGVIGNLTP
- the grpE gene encoding nucleotide exchange factor GrpE, whose product is MGSKSKHRKENETVKTDAPEATPVETAAETAAPETKPDEDLRTRLEAKEKEAAENYDRYLRAAAELDNYRKRAAREREEAIKYGNEKLIRDILPILDSLDRALQQAADLQARNNFEAFLQGLEMIHTQILGCLERHGVAKIAAKGEPFDPERHQALLQVETPEVESNRVIDEYESGYTLHGRLLRPSKVSVSKNVARDSEGQ